From the genome of Mustela lutreola isolate mMusLut2 chromosome 16, mMusLut2.pri, whole genome shotgun sequence, one region includes:
- the LOC131817645 gene encoding zinc finger and SCAN domain-containing protein 4-like codes for MGWGPFLKKEDSFLCEPSMDDPGSKHFTPRQGPAFQNAEDISEFQDARHNFFQNGNGSHAKQELQRLYKSFYSWLQPEKHSKDEIIFQVVLEQFMINRHWSDRSTLKRKWESSGRNLEKFMEDLTDSSVKLPNLVRVHMQGQEALFTENMALKEVIVHLTKQLLIGSPAGTSMRTPSWTPQDTSLETGQGEKAKENGDNIYPINDSITSQSSQIPSLLIIREEDSVSLKNPLSSRRAALGTSGSQEGALEEPFYQDVLTEGRPGFLSQLVQVIPEPVPTHQRTEGKSPCREQQGGCRETQKSYRCEKCPRFFRYLSQLQAHQRRHKNERTFTCAECDKGFFQASDLHVHQKIHAGEKPFTCSMCEKSFSHKTNLLAHERIHTGEKPYECSLCHRSYRQSSTYHRHLKTHQKRASRGLPSTPGASSGAAPVE; via the exons ATGGGCTGGGGGCCGTTTTTAAAGAAGGAAG ATTCATTTCTGTGTGAACCATCTATGGATGACCCTGGATCAAAACACTTTACACCCCGCCAAGGACCTGCTTTCCAAAATGCAGAGGACATTTCTGAGTTCCAGGATGCTCGgcacaacttctttcaaaatggtAATGGCTCCCATGCAAAGCAGGAACTGCAAAGACTCTATAAATCATTTTACTCATGGCTGCAGCCAGAAAAACACAGTAAGGATGAAATCATTTTTCAAGTGGTCCTGGAACAGTTCATGATCAACAGGCACTGGAGTGATCGGTCTACATTGAAGAGGAAATGGGAATCCAGTGGCAGAAACCTGGAGAAATTCATGGAAGATCTGACTGATAGTTCTGTGAAGCTACCTAACCTA GTCCGTGTCCACATGCAGGGACAGGAAGCCCTCTTTACTGAGAATATGGCTTTAAAAGAAGTAATTGTCCATCTAACAAAACAGCTGTTAATAGGATCCCCAGCAGGGACATCCATGAGGACACCTTCCTGGACTCCCCAAGATACTTCCCTGGAAACAGGACAAG gagagaaagCTAAAGAAAATGGCGACAACATTTATCCCATAAATGACAGTATTACCAGTCAAAGCAGTCAAATACCTTCCCTTCTCATTATCCGAGAAGAGGACAGTGTTTCTTTGAAGAATCCGCTTAgctccagaagagcagctctaGGCACATCCGGGTCCCAGGAAGGGGCCCTGGAAGAACCCTTCTATCAAGATGTCCTTACAGAGGGGAGACCAGGGTTTCTCTCTCAGCTGGTCCAGGTCATCCCTGAGCCTGTTCCTACACACCAGAGAACTGAGGGGAAATCCCCATGTAGGGAACAGCAAGGAGGATGCCGTGAAACACAAAAGTCATACAGATGTGAAAAGTGTCCTAGGTTCTTCAGATATCTCTCTCAGCTACAAGCCCATCAGAGAAGACATAAGAACGAGAGGACATTTACTTGTGCTGAGTGTGACAAAGGCTTCTTCCAGGCGTCAGACCTACACGTGCATCAGAAGATTCATGCAGGAGAGAAGCCTTTCACGTGCAGCATGTGTGAAAAATCCTTCAGCCACAAAACCAACCTTCTGGCCCATGAGAGAAtccacacaggagagaagccCTACGAGTGCTCCCTCTGCCACAGAAGCTACCGCCAGTCATCGACCTACCACCGCCACCTGAAGACTCACCAAAAGAGGGCCTCCAGAGGGCTTCCTTCCACACCAGGAGCTTCCTCAGGTGCAGCCCCAGTGGAATGA
- the ZNF550 gene encoding zinc finger protein 550 — translation MARSLDPAQVLVTFKDVAVTFTQEEWGHLDLDQRALYQEVMLETCGLLVSLGHPVPKAEFAHLLEHGQELWTGKGGLSHSTCSGDSMRLQTRDPSTPQLVLSEGVLLQGSLTQGSSKDSRLAHTKDWEGLVQMQKGQLKPGTDAQKETHLGKMSLEDDGLGTEDNLHSWVLQERVSQGHVLHDCDPQGRSKGCTIHAGNIVYKCKQCGKGFNRKWYLVRHQRVHTGMKPYECNACGKAFSQSSTLIRHYLIHTGEKPYKCVECGKAFKRRSYLMQHHPIHTGEKPYECSQCRKAFTHRSTFIRHNRTHTGEKPFECKECEKSFSNRAHLIQHYIIHTGEKPYDCMECGKAFRCSSELTQHQRIHTGEKPYECAQCGKAFHRSTYLLQHSVIHTGETPYKCLECGKAFKRRSHLLQHQRVHT, via the exons ATGGCGCGGTCCCTGGATCCGGCGCAG GTTTTGGTGACCTTCAAGGATGTGGCTGTGACCTTCACCCAGGAAGAGTGGGGACATCTGGACCTGGACCAGAGGGCCCTGTACCAGGAGGTGATGCTGGAGACCTGTGGGCTTCTGGTCTCATTGG GGCATCCAGTTCCCAAAGCAGAGTTTGCCCACCTGCTGGAGCATGGGCAGGAGCTGTGGACAGGAAAGGGAGGCCTCTCCCATAGCACCTGCTCAG GTGACAGCATGAGACTTCAGACCAGGGACCCAAGCACTCCTCAGCTGGTTTTGTCTGAGGGAGTCTTGCTCCAGGGAAGCCTGACTCAGGGATCTTCAAAGGACTCCAGGTTGGCGCACACCAAGGATTGGGAAGGGCTTGTGCAAATGCAGAAAGGTCAGTTGAAGCCTGGGACAGATGCTCAAAAAGAGACCCATCTTGGGAAAATGAGCCTTGAAGATGATGGTTTGGGGACAGAGGATAATCTGCACTCCTGGGTGTTACAGGAAAGAGTGTCTCAGGGACATGTTCTCCATGACTGTGACCCACAGGGACGCAGTAAAGGCTGTACGATTCATGCCGGGAATATTGTCTACAAATGCAAGCAGTGTGGGAAGGGTTTTAACCGGAAGTGGTACCTCGTTCGACATCAGCGGGTTCACACTGGAATGAAGCCCTATGAATGCAATgcatgtgggaaagcctttagcCAGAGCTCAACCCTTATTCGCCACTACCTCATTCATACCGGGGAGAAACCATACAAGTGCGTGGAGTGCGGGAAGGCCTTCAAACGCAGGTCCTACCTCATGCAGCACCATCCAATTCACACTGGGGAGAAGCCCTACGAGTGCAGCCAGTGTCGAAAGGCCTTCACCCACCGCTCTACTTTTATTCGGCATAACAGGACCcacactggagaaaaaccctTTGAGTGCAAAGAATGTGAGAAATCCTTCAGCAACAGAGCACATCTGATTCAGCACTACATCATCCACACGGGAGAAAAGCCCTACGATTGCATGgagtgtgggaaggccttcagaTGCAGCTCGGAACTCACGCAGCACCAGCGGATTCACACCGGGGAGAAGCCCTATGAGTGTGCccagtgtgggaaagcctttcaCCGGAGCACGTACCTCCTTCAGCACTCTGTCATCCACACGGGGGAGACACCGTACAAGTGCCTCgagtgtgggaaggccttcaaACGCAGGTCACACCTCCTGCAGCACCAGCGGGTTCATACTTGA